The sequence below is a genomic window from Tenacibaculum tangerinum.
GTAGTGAAAATTATTTTAGAAGGAAAAGAGGTTGTAATCATAAACCTACATTTAGAAGCTTTTGATAAACCTACACGAGAGCGTCAGTTTCAATACGTGTTAAACCTTTTTAACAGTTGTAAAAATGAATATCCTACAATTTTATTGGGTGATTTTAATTCTAAAGCAAGAGATAAAGAAGCGATTATTCAGAAAATGTTCAAATTAGAGGGCGTAGGCAATGCGGCTTTTTCTATTGAAAACCCAGAGAGCACTTTTGATACAAAAAAACCTACCGAACGTATTGATTATATTTTTTACACCAAGAAAGATATAACGTATGTAGACGGAAAAGTGCTTACTCAATTTGAACAAGCATCAGACCATTTGCCAGTAGAAATGAGATTTAAGTTAAAATAGAAAGATGGGTCAATTTCAAAAGTTGTGTGTGTGATTTAAAATATGATGTTAATTTTTGCAAAAAAACAGAGGTTTAGAATTATCACTATAAGTTTTAAAACTACATTACCCTAGTTGTTGATTACTCATTTTGATTTAACGAATCACACACTACAAGGATAAGATTTATATTTATACTTTAAGGAGAAAAAGTGGATTCCAGTGGAGTTTTTCAAAAGATATAGTAATCTCCCTTGGCTTTCATAAAGAAATTATAATTAAAGACTTTTCTTTAGGAAGAGCTGAGAAATTATTTAAAAGCTAGATATTAAAAAAGCATATGGGATATGTCAAAAAACTCAGAAATGTTTTTAATAACACAACAATCTCAAAAGAAGTAGCTTTTAAAAGTTCGCACATTGGTTTAAAGAAGTAGAAGAATTAGGCTTTAAAGATTTTAATATTGTAGCCAATACTATTAGTCTAAATTATTGATTTATAATTAATTATTTTGATAATCGGAGAACAAAAGCTTCAGCAGAATCTTTTAATACAAAAGTAAAAGCGTTTAAAGCACAATATAGAGGAGTAAGAGATGTAAAATTTTTCTGTTTAGATGAACTCAAATTTTTCCCTAACCACAACTTTTGGAACGACCTTAAACGATTGTTCGTGTTTAAGAACAATTAAACAAAGAACTAATTGCTTAGCTGCATGGGCATAGTGTTATTAAAGTAGTTGAAAAGGAGAAAAGATTTACTTTATTTGAGCACCGAATAAATTTTTATGAGGAAAAATATATAGGAAACGAGAGTACCTTTGTAAGCCAAACCACAAACAACTTTTAATAAGAAATCCGTATAATAAGGGGCGATAAGTATGGAATGTATTTTTTATTACAATACTCCTAAAATCAAATGAGAGTCAATTGGTATCAGTAAGGTTAAAAAACCAAGTAGAATAGTTTAACAAACACGAAGTATGAAACCATTAGAATTAGCTAAAAAGCGTTACTCTACAAAGAGATACGACCGTAGTAAAAAAATACCACAAGAAAAAATAGAGGAATTGAAAGCGGTATTGCATCTAACTCCATCATCAATCAACATTCAACCTTGGAAGTTTACCTTTGTGAGCAATACAGAAGTAAAAACTCAATTAGCAGCAGCGTCGTTACATAACGAAGGAAAAATTAATCAGGCTGACCTATTAATTGTTTTTAGTGTTGCTGATGACTTAGAAGAGTTTCAAAAAACGGTAAATCAACTTCCTGATGGGCTTCGTGATTGGTATAACAATATAAAACAAACTACCCCAGAGAGTGATGTAAAAGTATGGTTGGCAAAACAAGTGTACATTGCCTTGGGCGTTGCCTTGAGTACGGCCATAGCACTAGGTTTAGACTCAACACCCATGGAAGGGATTGAACCCGATAAGTATGCAGACATTTTAAATATGAAAGCGTATAAACCTATTTTAGCAATGGCGGTGGGCTACAGATCTGAAGATGATAAGTACCAACCAAGTGTAATGCCAAAATCTAGAAGACCTAAAGAAGATGTTATAGAAACCGTCTCTTAAATAAATAGTTTCTTAATTATTAATACGTAAGATGTTTATGTTTGTTGAATATCTTTATAAAAAAGATTTATTGTTTTGATTACTACTCTACTTGCAATTCTATACATAGCCGTTATTGCGACTGTTGCTATAATAATAGTTAATACTTCAACAGCTTCTAAGTCAATAGCCTATCTGTTTTTGCTCTTTTTATTCCCAGTTGTGGGGATTATTATTTATTTTTCGATAGGAATGAATTATAGAACACACAAGTTGTATAATAAAAAACTGTCAGTAGATAAAAACTTCTTTGCAAAGTTAAAAGAGCAGGTACAGAGTTATGCAGAAAAAACACTTTCAGAATCTAAAAAAAATCTAGCCCATTTTTACAACCTGACTAAATATGTTCATTTAGAAAACTTCTTAACAGGAGACAATGAGGTAAGTTTACTTTTGAATGGAGAAAATAAATTTCAGGAAGTTATCAAAGCTTTAAAAGCAGCTAAAAATCATATTCATATCGAATATTATATTTTTCAAAATGATGATATAGGAAAAAAAATAGGAGAAATTTTAAAAGAAAAAGCAACAGAAGGCGTTGATGTACGCTTTATTTATGACGATTATGGGAGTAAGAATATTCGTAAATCGTTTGTTGAGTCGCTTAAAAATAGTGGAGTCGAAGCTTTTCCGTTTTACAAAATAAAGTGGTTGTTGTTTGCAAATAGAATTAATTATAGAAATCATAGAAAAATTATTATTGTTGATGGTAAAGTTGGATTTGTTGGAGGAATCAACGTGTCAGACAGGTATAGCAATCCAAATAAATTCAATCGCTATTGGAGAGATACTCATGTTAAAATTGAGGGGCCAGCAGTTTTAAGTTTACAACGTGTTTTTTTAGCAGATTGGAATTTTTGTGCCAATCAAAATATGATTCTAGAAGAAAAGTTTTTTCCTTTAATTGAAGAAAAAGATGAAAAAACAAACGAAGAAAATCAGTTAGTACAAATAATTGCCAGCGGACCAGATTCTGATCACCCAGATATCATGTATGCGCTTATTCAGGCAATACTATTATCAAAAAAAGAAATATTAATAACCACTCCATATTTTGTACCTAGAACCTCTTTTTTAGATGCCATTAAAATTGCTAGGCTAAGTGGAGTTGATATCAAATTACTAGTGCCAGATGTTTCAGACTCAAAACTAGTAAATGCGGTATCACAC
It includes:
- a CDS encoding nitroreductase family protein; the protein is MKPLELAKKRYSTKRYDRSKKIPQEKIEELKAVLHLTPSSINIQPWKFTFVSNTEVKTQLAAASLHNEGKINQADLLIVFSVADDLEEFQKTVNQLPDGLRDWYNNIKQTTPESDVKVWLAKQVYIALGVALSTAIALGLDSTPMEGIEPDKYADILNMKAYKPILAMAVGYRSEDDKYQPSVMPKSRRPKEDVIETVS
- a CDS encoding transposase, which encodes MNYFDNRRTKASAESFNTKVKAFKAQYRGVRDVKFFCLDELKFFPNHNFWNDLKRLFVFKNN
- the cls gene encoding cardiolipin synthase — translated: MITTLLAILYIAVIATVAIIIVNTSTASKSIAYLFLLFLFPVVGIIIYFSIGMNYRTHKLYNKKLSVDKNFFAKLKEQVQSYAEKTLSESKKNLAHFYNLTKYVHLENFLTGDNEVSLLLNGENKFQEVIKALKAAKNHIHIEYYIFQNDDIGKKIGEILKEKATEGVDVRFIYDDYGSKNIRKSFVESLKNSGVEAFPFYKIKWLLFANRINYRNHRKIIIVDGKVGFVGGINVSDRYSNPNKFNRYWRDTHVKIEGPAVLSLQRVFLADWNFCANQNMILEEKFFPLIEEKDEKTNEENQLVQIIASGPDSDHPDIMYALIQAILLSKKEILITTPYFVPRTSFLDAIKIARLSGVDIKLLVPDVSDSKLVNAVSHSFYKEILEVGVEIYKYEKGFIHAKTMVFDGFVSTVGTANLDERSFDLNFEINAFIYNKKFAAKLKEAFLEDVKNSKKIVLEEWNSRSIITRFIEKAARLLAPIL